Genomic DNA from Plasmodium cynomolgi strain B DNA, scaffold: 0519, whole genome shotgun sequence:
atataaatatttataaattcatttatttttttttttatttagagTTCTAACATGTCATTTAGAGATGAATTATAttcccaatatttttataaatcttTGTATAAGTTAGAAGATTTAAGCGGATACATTGATGCTTGCAGCTCATTAGTTAATTTACAATTAGGTAGCagtattaaaataatttgtccaaggtttttaaaatatttaaaaactaTTTATAAAGCAACATGTAATCCAGATGATACGTATGATGTTTGCTTACTTTTGAATTATTGGGTATATAGTagattatttaatattttgaaaattaaagGTGTATGCTATGTTCATATAGCTTACGGAAATCTTCAAAGAGTATGGTCTGATTTTCTTGAAGATAGATCTTACCCTGAATTATGTAAACCCATTAATGAAATGGTTAGTGATAGAAATTGGAGATAAAGAAaggaattatataaatattatgtcGATCATTCTACAATTAAAGAAACAGTTAATATAGATAAACAAAGATGTAATGAATGTTATGTATACGTAGAAAATTAAGCTCGTCTATATCAATATTTTAAGGAACGTTGTCCTTCAGATgatacaaaaatgtgcccagaattttaaaatgattgCATAATTGAAAATCCAAAACATGTGTTACCAGTTCTTAGTTGTCATAatgaaataatgaaaaaaagggctgCCGATACATTAGAAGCCTCACAAAAAGGCAACACATATCCAATTACGGTAACTAACTCATAAGAGACGTCCGTTCACATTCCTACTGCCGATGCTTCTCAGAATTTATTTGGAAAACCTCACTCTGTAAGAAAGTTTGGTATTATTCTTCTTGGAGTAGTTGCAACTTCTATGACTTCTGGCACTTTATATAGAGTAAATATGAATTCATAGATACAAATGGATTGCATATCATTGTTAATATCTTTCAATATATCtccataaataatatataaatatgttacatatgttttgtattatttttttatatacacgTTTACACCCACAGGAAGCATGTTACGCAATGCACTTGCATggaacaataataatatgagtaatataaatagatatgacattatattatttgattATGCATCAAAATCATTTAATCCATATTCATTGGGTGGAGAAGAACATTATATTGGATACCATcctccttaatttttttaaacacaaaagaattaataacatcaattaaataaaaaacctATCATCATGACGAAAATTTTCGGCgtaaaaacaattatattGATACAtagaaaacataaataaaacttCATATGCATTAATAAGGATAAAAACCAAAtgtaaatacaaaaaatataatgaaaaaaaacaaataaataattattactaTGAATAaactaattaaaaatataataaatttattttcattccaTAATATACGACATctttatttctaatttttcgCATTAAACCTTTCATAAGGAATCTTATTTAAGCCATAAATAATGTAATTTATTGAACATAATTATACTTGTTCTTAGTTACACTGATATAACAgtatattttctaaaaaaattataataatataaattcaCTAATAttaccttttattttatatattttttacagttCAATAAGCTTAAAGGTATACATAcctatatatacaaaattgtaaactatatttctttaaatattattcatcaccatatattatattacaacAAATAACTGCAAAATTGATGTTACTAC
This window encodes:
- a CDS encoding hypothetical protein (putative) codes for the protein MSFRDELYSQYFYKSLYKLEDLSGYIDACSSLVNLQLGSSIKIICPRFLKYLKTIYKATCNPDDTYDVCLLLNYWVYSRLFNILKIKGVCYVHIAYGNLQRVWSDFLEDRSYPELCKPINEMVSDRNWR